The Vibrio echinoideorum genome includes a region encoding these proteins:
- the mrdA gene encoding penicillin-binding protein 2 codes for MLRKRSQIRDYKAEARLFTSRAFVAFMGIIVMMSMLVVNLYNIQVNQYQDYKTRSNDNRIKVVPIAPNRGLIYDRNGVLLAENRPVFNLEIIPEKIKDMDDTLVRLQALIEIPPERIERFNRDRRNSRRFKSVPILNQLTEEQVAVFSVNQHKFPGVEVTGTLKRFYPYGDVLTHVIGYVSRINDRDMKRLVREEKDANYQATRDIGKLGIERYYEDMLHGTAGYQEVEVNSRGRVIRTLKFVPSIPGKDIVLNLEINLQLYVHKLLDGRRGSAVVLDPKDNGVLAMVSSPSYDPNAFVHGISSKGYNALLQNKDRPLVNRATLGIYPPASTIKPFIAVAALQEGVITPNTTRNDPGYWKIPNSKTKPFRDWLRWGHGKVDIVKAIEESVDTFFYQISFDLGIDRLSKWMMLFGFGDYTGIDIYEESKANMPTREWKMARHRVPWYQGDTIPVGIGQGYWTATPMQIAKATSVLVNEGEVTAPHLLRSTIENGRPFDEQIISEIETYPPITGVKQRYWDIAQEGMKLVNHGKKGTARRSFQKMSYTSAGKSGTAQVFGLKEDEEYNADEIAEHLRDHALFTGYAPFENPEAVVTIVLENAGGGSSNGGPVVRKIFDHIILAEDDESKAIK; via the coding sequence ATGTTACGTAAACGTAGCCAAATCCGTGATTACAAAGCAGAAGCACGACTATTTACTAGCCGTGCTTTTGTTGCGTTTATGGGGATCATAGTGATGATGTCGATGTTGGTTGTTAACCTGTATAACATTCAGGTCAATCAATATCAGGACTATAAAACTCGCTCAAACGACAACCGTATCAAGGTCGTTCCAATCGCACCCAATCGCGGTTTGATTTACGATCGCAACGGTGTACTTCTGGCCGAAAACCGCCCCGTTTTCAACCTAGAGATCATACCTGAAAAAATCAAAGATATGGATGATACGCTCGTCCGTCTTCAAGCATTAATCGAGATTCCACCAGAACGTATCGAGCGCTTTAATCGTGATCGTCGCAATTCTCGACGCTTTAAATCAGTACCTATCCTAAATCAGCTCACTGAAGAGCAAGTTGCCGTCTTTTCTGTAAACCAACATAAATTCCCAGGCGTTGAAGTTACCGGGACTTTGAAACGCTTCTACCCTTATGGTGATGTGCTTACTCACGTAATCGGTTATGTATCTCGCATCAACGACCGTGACATGAAACGTTTAGTTCGAGAAGAAAAAGACGCTAATTATCAAGCCACTCGCGATATTGGTAAGCTTGGTATTGAACGCTACTACGAAGACATGTTGCACGGCACGGCTGGTTATCAAGAAGTCGAAGTAAACAGTCGTGGACGAGTTATTCGCACTCTCAAATTTGTCCCTTCTATTCCGGGCAAAGATATCGTACTCAACTTAGAGATCAACCTACAACTATACGTACATAAACTGCTCGACGGGCGCCGTGGATCGGCTGTGGTTCTGGATCCGAAAGACAATGGTGTGTTAGCAATGGTATCTAGCCCAAGCTATGACCCTAATGCGTTTGTGCATGGTATTTCATCTAAAGGTTATAACGCTCTACTTCAAAACAAAGACCGACCTTTGGTAAACCGGGCAACCCTAGGTATTTACCCACCAGCGTCTACGATCAAGCCCTTCATTGCCGTTGCTGCATTACAAGAAGGTGTGATAACGCCAAATACAACACGTAACGACCCTGGTTACTGGAAAATACCGAACTCCAAAACTAAGCCTTTCCGTGACTGGTTACGTTGGGGTCACGGTAAAGTTGATATCGTGAAGGCCATTGAAGAGTCCGTCGATACTTTCTTCTACCAAATATCCTTTGATTTGGGTATTGACCGCTTATCTAAGTGGATGATGCTATTCGGCTTTGGCGACTACACTGGCATTGATATTTATGAAGAAAGTAAAGCTAATATGCCAACCCGTGAATGGAAGATGGCAAGACACCGCGTGCCTTGGTATCAAGGTGATACCATCCCTGTCGGCATTGGCCAAGGCTACTGGACAGCAACACCTATGCAGATAGCCAAAGCGACCTCAGTATTAGTCAATGAAGGTGAAGTGACAGCCCCTCACCTATTACGCTCAACGATTGAAAACGGGCGACCATTCGATGAACAAATTATTTCGGAAATCGAGACATATCCACCCATAACAGGCGTAAAACAGAGATACTGGGATATCGCCCAGGAAGGAATGAAACTCGTAAACCACGGTAAAAAAGGAACAGCAAGACGCTCATTCCAGAAGATGTCTTACACCTCTGCTGGTAAATCAGGCACTGCGCAAGTCTTTGGTTTGAAGGAAGATGAAGAATACAACGCCGACGAAATTGCTGAGCATCTGCGCGACCACGCGCTGTTCACCGGCTACGCTCCTTTTGAAAATCCTGAAGCGGTCGTCACCATTGTATTAGAGAATGCAGGTGGCGGTTCATCAAATGGTGGTCCAGTAGTAAGAAAGATTTTCGACCATATTATTCTTGCAGAAGATGATGAAAGTAAGGCAATAAAATAA
- the rodA gene encoding rod shape-determining protein RodA: protein MKLDPSTGRNRALFERLHIDLPLLLGILVLMGFALLIMYSASGQSLAMMDRQAMRMVLSLGVMIFLAQISPRTYETLAPLLFIGGVILLLGVLFFGEASKGAQRWLNFGFVRFQPSELLKLAVPLMLARFIGKRSLPPTFQTLTISLVMVFVPTILIAKQPDLGTSILIAASGIFVIFLAGISWKIIASAAIALGGFIPILWFFLMREYQKVRVRTLFDPESDPLGAGYHIIQSKIAIGSGGISGKGWLQGTQSQLEFIPERHTDFIFAVIAEEWGMIGILFLLAIYLFIIGRGLVLASQAQTAFGRMMGGSIVLSFFVYIFVNIGMVSGILPVVGVPLPLVSYGGTSMVTLMAGFGILMSIHTHRKAFSKAT, encoded by the coding sequence ATGAAACTTGATCCCTCGACTGGGCGAAATAGAGCCTTATTTGAAAGGCTACATATAGACCTACCGCTGTTACTCGGCATTCTGGTTTTAATGGGCTTCGCTTTATTGATCATGTACAGCGCCAGTGGACAAAGCCTTGCGATGATGGATCGTCAAGCTATGCGTATGGTTCTATCGTTAGGCGTCATGATCTTCTTAGCTCAAATTTCACCTCGTACCTATGAGACTTTAGCTCCGCTACTATTTATTGGCGGTGTCATCTTGCTATTAGGCGTACTGTTCTTTGGTGAAGCCTCGAAAGGTGCACAGCGTTGGTTAAACTTTGGTTTTGTACGATTCCAACCCTCCGAGCTATTAAAACTAGCAGTGCCTTTGATGTTGGCTCGATTCATTGGTAAGCGCTCTCTCCCGCCGACTTTCCAAACCTTAACCATTTCACTAGTGATGGTGTTTGTCCCTACAATCCTTATTGCTAAACAACCCGATTTAGGTACGTCAATACTCATCGCAGCGTCAGGCATCTTTGTTATATTTCTGGCTGGGATCAGTTGGAAAATCATTGCCAGTGCAGCGATTGCGCTGGGTGGTTTTATTCCAATCTTGTGGTTCTTCTTGATGCGTGAGTATCAAAAAGTACGTGTAAGAACCCTTTTTGATCCTGAATCAGATCCATTAGGTGCGGGCTACCACATAATTCAAAGTAAAATTGCGATAGGTTCTGGTGGTATATCAGGAAAAGGCTGGTTGCAAGGTACTCAATCTCAATTGGAGTTCATTCCAGAGCGGCACACAGACTTTATTTTTGCGGTAATTGCCGAAGAATGGGGCATGATCGGCATTCTGTTTTTACTCGCTATCTACCTATTTATCATTGGGCGTGGTTTAGTTCTTGCGAGCCAAGCACAAACCGCATTTGGTCGAATGATGGGCGGCAGTATTGTACTGAGCTTCTTCGTCTATATATTCGTAAACATTGGCATGGTAAGTGGCATTCTGCCAGTGGTTGGGGTACCCCTGCCTTTGGTCAGTTATGGCGGTACATCCATGGTTACCCTAATGGCTGGTTTTGGTATTTTAATGTCGATCCATACACACAGAAAAGCATTCTCAAAGGCGACCTAA
- a CDS encoding septal ring lytic transglycosylase RlpA family protein — protein MSIKEFPLKTSLVNELPIKKMLSIVGLAVLINGCSSQEQKGRYDIDSDIAPDTPISVEHLEDAHPQYEPYSLGGNSNYTLRGEDYKIVKKTEGFTEKGKASWYGKKFHGHLTSNGEIYDMYSMSAAHKTLPIPSYVKVTNTDNDKTTIVRINDRGPFHEGRIIDLSYAAAYKLDVLRTGTANVEIEVITVAMPTDANKKAALPQFIIQVATSPHEDRTEKLAQDLGEKLAVATFLQPNDDNYRLMLGPFHDYALTQEKLEQVRLMGYPSAYIKKHTLTR, from the coding sequence ATGTCTATTAAAGAATTCCCCCTAAAAACATCTTTGGTCAATGAACTGCCAATCAAAAAAATGCTGTCTATCGTCGGATTGGCGGTTTTGATTAATGGCTGTTCTTCCCAAGAACAAAAAGGTCGCTACGACATTGATTCTGATATTGCGCCAGATACGCCAATATCAGTCGAGCACCTAGAAGACGCTCACCCGCAGTATGAACCGTATAGCTTAGGCGGTAACAGTAATTACACTTTGCGTGGTGAAGACTACAAAATCGTCAAAAAAACGGAAGGATTTACCGAGAAAGGCAAAGCATCTTGGTACGGTAAAAAGTTTCATGGCCATTTAACGTCAAACGGTGAGATCTACGACATGTATTCTATGTCTGCAGCTCACAAAACATTACCTATTCCAAGCTATGTAAAAGTAACTAACACCGACAACGACAAGACGACGATCGTTCGTATCAATGACCGAGGTCCATTCCATGAAGGGCGAATCATTGACCTTAGTTATGCGGCGGCTTACAAGCTCGATGTATTGAGAACAGGCACAGCAAATGTTGAGATAGAAGTTATCACTGTGGCTATGCCAACCGACGCGAATAAAAAGGCTGCTCTACCGCAATTTATTATTCAGGTAGCTACATCTCCACATGAAGATAGAACTGAGAAGTTAGCCCAAGATCTAGGTGAAAAGCTAGCTGTAGCAACGTTCTTGCAGCCAAATGATGACAACTACCGATTAATGCTTGGGCCATTTCATGACTATGCTCTGACTCAAGAGAAATTAGAACAGGTTAGGCTAATGGGTTACCCGTCAGCTTATATAAAGAAACACACGTTAACTCGCTAA
- a CDS encoding serine hydrolase, whose protein sequence is MIKSNKLVKSIFATSVALSATIATSSFAAPIVVPDAPQIAAKGFVLMDYHSGKILAEKEMNTQLSPASLTKMMTSYVIGQELDRGNINLTDDVVISENAWAKNFPDSSKMFIEVGTTVKVEELNRGIIIQSGNDACVAMAEHIAGSEDAFVDLMNAWASSIGMKDTHFANVHGLDNPNLYSTPYDMALLGQALIRDVPDEYRIYSQKKFTYNGITQYNRNGLLWDKSMNVDGIKTGHTSNAGYSLVSSATEGKMRLVAVVMGTKNANARKTESKKLLSYGFRFFETVAPHTAGETFVEEKIWMGSQDTVALGVDEDTFVTLPRGQAKNLKASFVLEKELEAPISKGDVVGKLFYQVDGEDVAEYPLLALENVDQGSLFSRLWDYLVLLFKGLF, encoded by the coding sequence ATGATTAAATCTAATAAACTTGTTAAATCGATTTTTGCTACTTCTGTTGCTCTTTCTGCAACGATAGCTACATCGTCATTCGCCGCTCCAATTGTTGTTCCTGATGCACCACAAATCGCCGCTAAAGGTTTTGTTCTGATGGATTACCATTCAGGCAAAATACTAGCTGAGAAAGAGATGAACACTCAGCTTTCTCCAGCAAGTTTAACTAAGATGATGACGAGCTACGTGATCGGCCAAGAGCTAGATCGTGGCAACATCAATCTAACTGATGACGTTGTTATCAGTGAAAATGCTTGGGCTAAAAACTTCCCTGACTCATCTAAGATGTTTATTGAAGTTGGTACAACGGTTAAAGTTGAAGAACTAAACCGTGGCATCATCATTCAATCAGGTAACGATGCTTGTGTTGCAATGGCTGAGCACATTGCGGGTTCTGAAGACGCATTTGTTGACCTAATGAACGCATGGGCAAGCTCTATCGGCATGAAAGACACGCACTTTGCTAATGTGCACGGTCTAGATAACCCGAATCTATACTCTACTCCTTACGATATGGCTCTACTTGGTCAGGCATTGATTCGCGACGTTCCTGATGAATACCGTATCTACTCACAGAAAAAATTCACTTACAACGGCATCACCCAGTACAACCGTAATGGTCTGTTATGGGATAAGAGCATGAACGTTGACGGCATCAAAACGGGTCACACGAGCAATGCTGGCTACAGCCTAGTAAGTTCAGCGACAGAAGGCAAAATGCGCCTAGTTGCGGTTGTGATGGGAACTAAAAATGCTAATGCTCGTAAAACAGAAAGCAAAAAGCTATTAAGTTACGGTTTCCGTTTCTTCGAAACAGTGGCACCACACACAGCGGGTGAAACCTTCGTAGAAGAAAAAATCTGGATGGGTAGCCAAGATACGGTTGCACTAGGTGTCGACGAAGATACGTTTGTTACTCTGCCTCGTGGCCAAGCTAAGAATCTAAAGGCAAGCTTTGTTCTTGAGAAAGAACTGGAAGCACCAATCAGCAAAGGCGATGTTGTCGGTAAACTATTCTACCAAGTTGATGGTGAAGACGTTGCTGAATACCCACTACTTGCACTTGAAAATGTAGACCAAGGCAGCCTATTTAGCCGCCTGTGGGACTATTTAGTACTGCTGTTCAAAGGTTTATTTTAA
- the ybeD gene encoding DUF493 family protein YbeD, whose amino-acid sequence MNINSDAKLKDLLEFPCSFTYKVMGYAKPELTELVLEVIQRHAPGDYSPTLKPSAKGNYHSVSINITATSIEQVETLYKELGDIEIVRMVL is encoded by the coding sequence ATGAACATCAATTCTGATGCAAAACTAAAAGATCTCTTAGAGTTCCCTTGTTCATTCACTTACAAAGTAATGGGCTACGCGAAGCCAGAACTTACTGAGCTAGTGCTAGAAGTGATCCAGCGTCATGCTCCTGGTGACTACAGCCCAACACTAAAACCGAGTGCGAAAGGAAACTACCACTCTGTTTCTATCAACATTACAGCGACTTCAATTGAGCAAGTAGAAACTTTATACAAAGAACTAGGCGACATCGAAATCGTTCGTATGGTTCTGTAA
- the lipB gene encoding lipoyl(octanoyl) transferase LipB: MQNKLIVKKLGRQDYEPVWKAMHKFTDERTEEDVDQVWLVEHNPVFTQGQAGKAEHVLNAGDIPVIQSDRGGQVTYHGPGQLVAYFLINIRRKKFGVRDLVTHIENLVINTLKAYNIDSAARPDAPGVYVDGKKICSLGLRIRRGCSFHGLALNVDMDLSPFLRINPCGYQGMEMAQVSQLGGPSELENVEQQLIQELVELLGYDQVDIQATSNITAEA, encoded by the coding sequence TTGCAAAATAAGCTAATCGTAAAAAAATTAGGCCGTCAGGATTACGAACCTGTATGGAAAGCCATGCATAAGTTCACAGACGAACGCACGGAAGAAGACGTAGACCAAGTTTGGTTAGTTGAACACAATCCAGTCTTCACTCAAGGACAAGCAGGCAAAGCTGAGCATGTATTAAATGCTGGTGACATCCCTGTCATTCAAAGCGACCGCGGTGGCCAAGTGACTTATCATGGCCCAGGCCAGTTAGTTGCTTACTTTCTGATTAACATACGCCGCAAAAAATTTGGAGTGCGTGATTTGGTTACTCATATCGAGAACCTCGTAATCAATACTCTGAAAGCTTACAATATAGATTCAGCTGCCCGACCTGACGCTCCTGGTGTTTATGTCGATGGCAAGAAAATCTGTTCACTCGGATTACGAATTCGACGTGGCTGCTCATTCCACGGGCTAGCACTCAACGTCGATATGGACCTATCTCCATTCCTACGCATTAACCCATGCGGTTACCAAGGCATGGAAATGGCGCAGGTAAGCCAACTCGGCGGACCAAGTGAACTAGAAAACGTTGAGCAACAGTTAATACAAGAGCTAGTAGAACTACTCGGCTATGACCAAGTAGACATTCAAGCCACCAGTAACATTACAGCAGAAGCATAA
- the lipA gene encoding lipoyl synthase: MSKPIQMEKGVKYRDADKMALIPVKNMPAEQKEVLRKPAWMKIKLPSDSHRIQEIKSAMRKNNLHSVCEEASCPNLAECFNHGTATFMILGAICTRRCPFCDVAHGRPVAPESEEPKKLAKTIKDMKLKYVVITSVDRDDLRDGGAQHFADCNREIREQNPNIRIETLVPDFRGRMDVALDLMKNNPPDVFNHNLETAPRLYRKARPGANYKWSLDLLRKFKEQHPDIPTKSGVMMGLGETKEEIVQVLKDLREHGVTMLTLGQYLAPSRHHLPVERYVPPSEFDELKEIALELGFTHAACGPFVRSSYHADLQAQGMEIK, translated from the coding sequence ATGAGCAAACCAATCCAAATGGAAAAAGGCGTTAAATATCGTGACGCTGACAAAATGGCATTAATTCCCGTAAAGAATATGCCTGCTGAACAGAAAGAAGTTCTACGTAAACCTGCATGGATGAAGATTAAACTTCCTTCAGACAGCCATCGTATTCAAGAAATCAAATCAGCAATGCGTAAAAACAACCTGCACTCAGTTTGTGAAGAAGCGTCTTGCCCTAACCTAGCCGAGTGTTTTAACCACGGTACGGCAACGTTTATGATTCTTGGCGCTATCTGTACTCGTCGCTGCCCGTTCTGTGATGTTGCCCATGGTCGCCCTGTTGCTCCTGAATCAGAAGAGCCGAAGAAACTGGCTAAGACGATTAAAGACATGAAACTGAAGTACGTTGTAATCACTTCAGTAGACCGTGATGACCTGCGTGATGGCGGTGCCCAGCACTTTGCTGACTGTAACCGTGAAATTCGCGAGCAAAATCCAAATATTCGTATCGAAACACTGGTTCCTGACTTCCGCGGTCGTATGGATGTGGCACTTGATCTAATGAAAAATAACCCGCCAGATGTTTTCAACCACAACCTAGAGACAGCGCCACGCCTATACCGTAAAGCGCGTCCAGGCGCAAACTACAAGTGGTCTCTTGATCTGTTGAGAAAATTCAAAGAGCAGCACCCAGACATCCCAACTAAATCAGGTGTGATGATGGGTCTTGGTGAGACGAAAGAAGAGATCGTTCAAGTACTGAAAGACCTTCGTGAGCATGGTGTAACTATGCTGACACTTGGCCAATACCTAGCGCCAAGCCGCCACCATTTACCAGTAGAACGCTACGTGCCGCCTTCAGAGTTTGATGAGCTGAAAGAGATTGCTCTAGAACTAGGCTTCACTCACGCAGCTTGTGGCCCGTTTGTACGTTCTTCTTACCATGCAGATCTACAAGCGCAAGGTATGGAAATTAAGTAG